The DNA region ttgtcatcatcaaaaagggggagattgttgaactcaagatttcaagtttcatgtgattataaatctacacatggattttgatgataacaaatgaattcaaagaataaagaagtctcaagctcaagttgtctacacaatggagtcaagcacatcaaggaaacaagcatgagcaagaagggaacaagttcacattaaaattatagagtaatgttgtaaatctcttcaaaattcgaaattaggattaatgctcaaaattaatattttatcataaagcattaaaatacattttccacatgtgcatgaatatttttgaaaattaaatttgaaaattttgaaagatgattgattgtcatcttttgcatgtgcatgccttgattaaagggttgaactttgaaaatattaaagatgattgattgtcatctttcacatgtgcatgttttatttgaatattttcaaaagtgattgatgcttttttagacttatacaaaaagtaaaagattaggtttgaattttttgaaaatgaaagtgtgctcattttgtcatatgccaaaagtaaaagattaggtttgatttttttgaaaaagtgaatgatgttgtctttgacaattgagaaagaagaaccttttatttgaattctttgaaaaagtgaatgatgttgtctttgacaattgaaaaagaagaaccttttatttgaattttttgaaaaagtgaatgatgttgtctttgacatgtgaatctttttaaatttgaatatgaagtctcatatgcctataaatagatcatttgagagcttcacattcacaacaccaagagcatacaacattcattcaaagctttcattctctcttctctaaacattgagccttaatccttgttcattttgagagatatagcttgagctgtattgtttttatttcactcgttgaggagtgttttctgataacctacccactatcagcttttgtatcagaaaaagggtgtgtataacccttgtgtgtgtagaaagtattctacacagggaatagttgaatcaccacgtgtaaggtgattgcaagtgtagagggtgttctacacggatcctttgtagcggtgttgttcaaaggtgtaataggtttctatctccacctgaaggaggttgaatagtgaatttgggaatcctcaaggggtagcttgaggcgaggacgtaggcagtggggccgaacctcgttaacatactgagtttgcttctctcttacccttactccttatatttattgttatttcatattttgtttatattttatattatatatttgatttataattgttaattttttttaatacaactcaattcacccccctcttgtgttagtcatctgggcaacacaaaGTTTCGACTGTGGAGAAGGCTACAAACTAGGGGTGTTCATCCGGACCCGGATCTAGATCCATATTTCAAAATCCGGGcagttatccgcccggattgaacCCGGACTCAGTTCGGTCAAATAACCGGATTCAATCAGGATTGTAATCGGATATCcggatttttttgttttaaaaaaaataaataaataaataaaaatgtaaactagataatatttgttgttacatcacaatgcaatacataaatttacaaagaacaaaataaataataatacatcacaactaattaaactaatacaatatCAGAACTCTTCACATCTTGAATCTTGAATCTGGGGGAAAAATTGATTTCTTTCACCTTGATCTGATAAATGGATGGCCTGTAATCAacaaattaagaagcaaatcataTAGACATATGGATATTTCAAAAAAGATATTTAGTTTTATCCATATTTAACATCTACTCTATGAAGGTAAATTGTTATTTAAGGCTAAAGTATTCCTTTAAAGGGGTGTTCTTACTCTACTGACGAACATTGAATACCACATAACATTAAAATGGATGAAAACTACATATACCCTGACTAAGGTAGAAAGTTGGGAATAAAAGGCTTTAAGTTTGGGTTCACCATCTATCGATTGTTCTTTGCACCTAACTAATCTTCTTCATCGTTTAGAGACCATAAATGTTAGCATCATACTATGTAACCTCTTGTGCACAGGACCCCCCGTCAGGTAAtaaagaaaaaggcaaaagTTGTAAGAAAATACAAACATATAAGACTACAATTCAGGcccatatttaattaaaaaagtatagaTCACCATGGGGAAGAACAAATAAACGGGACATGCAACGAAAAGTGAATAGTTATCCCAAATGTATGAAGGTATAATAGACAACTGCACATAGAAAGGACAGGTTATAATTTATATCCCCAAGAGGCCTTTCGAGTGACCAAACCATcacaattcaataaaaaaaaaaaaaaactccaaaactaGCATAACTAAATTTGCTAAAAGAAATAATTCATAAATACTAATCACAAGTAGTTAGCTCATACCATACTTGGGGGTACAATTTACAATCAAGGGAGTGTCTTGTTCTTGCTTACCACAAGATTTCTTTACACCAAAACATTGAGCATTCTAGATCAGCAATAGCTCTAAAGGGTGGGAAAAACAATCACCTTTTACCCTTGCAACATGTAAGCAGGGCATGGATGCCTAATTCATACCAACAGACGATGCTTCAAACAccattttaaaagatattaaagTAACAGTTTGGAGGATTAAGGAATGACGTTGCCTTCATATTTTCAAGTCTCCAACAATACCTAATTGAGCTAGTTAGGCTAGAAATCATTCAAGCATTTCACAATATATTGTGGATTAGTTTCAAAGAAAATGATCCAGCACACCGTTAGTAGTCATAGAATAAGCCCAAAATGATGTAGAAAATGACTTCCAACATCAAAAGTCAggttagaaaatgattttcttggTCATTAAGTAAGGATTAAGAAATGAGAAGTAATACAACTAGAAGCTAAACAACCTCTCTCACACACTCATTTCACCATGCATTCCAATGCTACTTCGCAAGTTAAACTCACAAGCAACGCTAAACGATGAATACAACCTAGATTCACAAAGTAAGAAGCCTTATTCTTTGTGAATCTTGTCTCTttatcttttctctctcttttttttttggctacaaTCTAGCGCACACCACATGTTCCAGAATGACTCTGCCTCTTCCATTTTACTTAGCACTcaccaaataaatatttaattacataTCCATACGATGCATGGGTTTCCCATTTATCGGTATTTTAATGGGTTATTGAATAAATGCAATCTGAAGTAACTTTAAACTCGAACCCATTACAACATTGCATCACATCACCCATTACATGACAGAGCATTACCAACAGAAAAAAACATAATATGAACCACAAAATACTAAACTCAGaacatcaaacacaaacccaagTGAAAATGAAACACAAATCTAAACAGACCCAAacgaaaatcaaacacaaatctAGAAAAAAGGAATCTAGctaaattgagagagagagagagagagagagagagagagagagagagagagagagagagagagagagattaacataCCGTAGGTTGCGCAATCGCAtggctagggttttggattcaagaaacttgagttgagatgagagaCGAGAATCGAGAGTTGAGAGAATAGGATTCGAGAGACGTTAGAGTTGAGAGATGAGCAAGATAGCGACGAGAGATAGACAAAGTTGACAGAGTCTGAAGATTAGAAGAAGTGAAGACTGAAGAGGATTCAAGAATCAAGAGACCatgtcaaaaaaaagaaaaaaaaaaaaagaaaaaagaatcaaGAGACGGCGATAGAGGAAATCAATCAAGCAGGGCAGCAACGGTGTCATTTttagaaggggaaaaaaaaagcatataaCCCGGTTACAGATAACCGGGTTATAAAACCAGATCCGTAAGCAGATTCAGGTTTCCCTTAACCGCCCGGGTGTAATCCAAGTGGATAACTACCCGAATTTCAGATTTCCGGACCGGATCGGAAAAAAATCTGGTCCGAATGAACACCCTATTACAAACAACGTCTATGGACAACAGTAGAGGGAGAGAAGTTGAATACAATATGGGCTAGATCAATGAGGGCTTTCAATCAGCCGTTTTTCTCAACGGCCCAGATGGTGGCAGACATAGAAGATATGAGTGAGATTGGTAGAGGGAAGAATACGGGTAGAGGGGGagggaaaattttgaaatagagTTCAAATAGGCAAAACACACGTCTTTAGTTTAGGTTAATAgtaaggggaaaaaaacaaaaaaaatcctcaacagGTGCGGTGTAGAAATAGGAGGAGGTAACCGAGGAAAGAACTCGTATGCCTAGACATCGAGTTGTAACCTTCTTTTGGGTGTAAAACGGGCTATTTATCTCATATTACGTCCCTTTTTCCAAAGTTGGGCCGAATTGGGCTGAATGGGCCAGGCCGACCTGGCCTCTTGCCGTTTCTCGCCGCCAGTCCGCTCGCACACGAAACTCCGTTCCCAGCAACCATTTGTCTCGTTATCCCGAATCAAAATCCACCAGTATAGAATATTCAAATCTAGGGCTCGTTAAAACCTTTTGGATCAACCGCTGTGCCACAACCCAAATCCGCCGAAATCCCGCTCAAGTCTTTCCAGCAGTTTGACCGAATTCTGCTCCAACGGGTACTTACAATTGTTCCCTTTGCTTTTCAATTCGTTTAATCTGGTCTGTTTTCCGGCTTCGCTGTCGTATTTTCATTCCtgtttgttctttctttctctttttgtatTAATCTCCGATTTGTGGAACATATTCGGGTTTATTGCGTTATTATAGCACTTGCAGTGCTAAGTTACCTATCTTTTTTTGTGGGTCATCGTTTGTCGTCGTTATTTAAGAGTCAACGATGTAGTTTGACAGGGGATTATAGGTTggacttgtatatatatttttttttcctgtttgttGAATTTATTTACAGTTTGAGGTTGGTAGTGCAGTATTATTACCAAAACACTGAATTCTATAATGTTGGTCTGTTTCTCCGAAGTTAAATGCAATCTGAGACCTATGCCCAATGATTAAAATTTTGTTCTGCGGGAGAACAAAAATATTGGGTTCataattgaagaaaatgttgAAGTGGTAGAAATATTTGCCATTGTGGGGGTTGAATCATTGCATTGCGGCCTTCCTTGGAACCACTGACCTATACCCAGTTGCCACCATATTCTATTTCAAAAGGAGGTTAATAATGGATGACGATGAACATGAATTACAAAATTGGAAAGACATGGGttgtgggtgggtgggtggagtTCTCAGGTGGAAATTTTGGCACATCGTATATCTACCAAATGAGCAATGAGAGAGCACAAAGCAAAGGGGCAAATGGGTTTTGTCAATGGTGACGGCTGCAGAAAGAAATGTTGGTGAGGATGGTTGAAGATCTTTGTGGAGATGGGTTTAATGATGTTGGGAAAGAATGGACGATGATAGTGGTGGTGGTGATGTGGGTATTGTCAACTGGAAATAATGTCGGTCTTCTATTAGTTGTGATGATGATAGCTGATGGTGGTCTGTCTTTATGGTGAGCAGATGGCTTCTAATTGCGAAAAAAATCATTTGGTACGAATTTGACAAGGGAACAAAAATTATCCTGTAGGAGGTCATGATTCCCGATCGGAGAAACTTTCCCTCTTTCTCCATTTTCCTTGTTATTTTTCTCCTCTATTGTTTGTTGCATCAAGTTGATAGGGTTAGATGTTGGTCTTCACTGTATAATGAAGGTTGATGATAGATAAATTGTCTGTCCAATCAGGTATCAAGATATGCTTATTCTTAaagtcattttttcatattacataatttgtttttatcttgATTATTATCGTCATCCTTTTTACTGTTATTATTGGCAAAGTCACAAAGTTGGCCGAGTGGCAGGCAATAATTAGGTCTGGTTGTGTCAAATCTTCACGAactttacttataaataaataaataaatttcaggAACTGTTTCTGTTTTGGATTTCAAGATCTTATAGCTGTTTAATATGCTTGCTgttgtcaaaaataaaatatgcttGCTGTTGTATGTTGAGTGGAtttatgtatacttcctgtgtctCGGGATAATAAACTTTTCCATCGttcataaaatttatcttacacatttataaaaaaaaaaaaaaaaaaaaaaatacatgctgTTGAGGACCAACATTTTGCAATCTAGTAGCTTCCAAAAGCTAAACTGCTCTATTTCATGGTTCTTTCTTTGTATAACCTTTTCCATTTGTTCATAGTTGTTGTTTATCGAACAGGATCCCTGGGAGATTTTAAGTGTTAGTATATTACCTACTGGATCAAAATCATTGCCATCATTGGCAGTATACTCTCCATGAAGTTCTTAGAATACACTCCTCTGGATAGGTAATTGTTTAATATCTAAGTCAAAGAATTGAACTCTACTTACTTGACTACAATAAGTCCACCTTTTTCTCTGATTTCAgcattaatatttatttctctataatattttttttcagattAAATGATTTCTTGACTCATTTAAATCTTGGAGACAGTACCATTAAAGGATGCCTTGAGGCTTACTCGTGTAAGAACAAgtttactactttttttttttaaaattataaaagtatttGCTATTAATTCAAGATTGACTTAGttctcttttgtttcttttaggcAAACACACTGGAACGGATAAGAAACTGTCTGTCAGCTTGGAGAATGAGGTAAATCTGGcatgttaaatattttgcaGGTTTGATTATTATGTTGGACAACTTCCTTAAAACATTTTCTACTTTTTCCTTGTCCTTTTAGATTTTTCCCACCCTTTTTTCAGCTGTTAGGATTCTTTGTCCTATTGGATATGCCATCTAAGCTGAGTATCTTTTCTCCTAGTATTAATTTCTACAGAGAAGAAGGCCaaaaaggagggaaaaaaagCTCTTCTCCTCTTTATTTGTTGAATAAAAAGAGATAAATTGCTTAATTATTTTGTCTTACatgtcttttttttattcaacattctGACTTTTACTTCAGATCCTTGATTATCTTGGGAATTCTTCAGACACTGACTCTTCCTCGCCATCTGATTTCTTGTTGAGCCGAACCAGGTAGAAATGTTAGCTATATTTGTCTTGGAAAGTGTAGGTTATCTCTTATGTTTCTTTGactggtttttatttttgctcATTCCAGCCGAAAGACATTGATCTACCTGGTGCTTACACTCAATCACATGTATCCAGATTATGACTTCAGGTATCTCTGTATGTTATGTTGTATAAAGACATTTTCATTTAACATATGCCTGAAAGGAGGATTACGGGTAATGCCATGGTCAGCTTATTCGGCGACTTGGCAACCCACTAAATAATCCTCTCTTGATTGCTGTGGGAGTGTTGTCAAATGGTTTGACAGACAGTTTAGAGGACTGTTGCTCTGGAAGGAGCTGAGAGTTCAAATCTCTCCATTTCCCAAAGTATAATGTGGTCATTCTTACGGTTGGCTTATTTGCTCATCTTATTCCTATCATATGCATACCATAGATGATTTGCTGTGGTCTTTTCTATGGTTTCCTTATGTTATTATGTTGCCTACATCGTTGGGGTTTTCTAGTACAGTGAAAGCTCACCAATTCTTCACAGAGGAAAGCTGGGACATTTTTAAGCAAATTTTTGATACCTACATGTTTGAAGCCTCAAAGGTATTGCCATAATAATGTTTGTTAGGTTTCTATGAATATTACTTTTGTCTAGCTAGTGctatattagtttttaatattattcaaccTATTAAATGTCATGTGCACCCCAATCTACATGTTCTTGGATGACCCATGAACTTATGATCCTAAATAGATGTTAGTTTGGGGTGCACTTCGTGCCTTCTGCAACTAATCTTTTTCACGCTACTAATTATTTCTTCCTTGGTTGAAGTATCACCTTAGTACCTTACCCATGATTAAGCACCATTATCATACTTTGGGATATAGACTGGATACTTTTTCTGAAGTATGGTATGGTTGTCTGATAGGTTAATACCTGAATTAGAAAGAACTATGGAGCTACTGATTTACTTCTAGAGATGGTTGCCATTGTCTGAAATAAATATGTGTAGTGTTCTGATTACTTATTGCATGAATTGGAGGAAAGTGGTTGCTCATTTCTTTTGCTTGTATGTTCTAGATATGATGATGCATAGTTATAGTGGTTTATATAACTTAGTGTTTATTTGACTAGGTGATTagtgttattttgaaaaatagctGCATGACCCGTATTGTTGGTTTGTTGGTCTATTCAATTGCAGGAATGGATTGAGACCAATGGGAGCAGTTCTCTGCTGGAGACCTTGTACAAGGCTTTGGATGAGGTGAGCTTAGTTTAGAGAATTGACCCCTTAGGGTACAAACTTGTGGTCAAAAGGCAGGCCTGGGATGAGCTGTAGACTCGAGCATTTTGGGTTTGATTCCATTATAAGAGTTTCCCTAGATTACTTGATACAAAGTTCCAGACTTCTAGTGGGTGGGTTCATGTATTTGGAGTTTATTCCAAAGGGGTGGGTCCGAAGAGACCTACTTTGGTGAAGTTCCACATCTtccaaaaaagagaaagaaaaaaaggagtgGATGCAACTCATACCTAGTGACAATTTTATGTTATCTTGTGATGCAGGTTGTAAAGTTAACAGAATGTGAAATTTACAGTTACAATCCAGACTCTGATGCTGATCCTTTTTTGGAGAGGGGAGCCATGTACGTTTTGATTGATCCTTAATTGGCGTTAGTCTACAGATTTGCAATATGACTTGGGCgcacttattttcttttcagatGGTCTTTCAATTTCTTCTTCTACAACAGGAAACTAAAACGGGTTGTGAGTTTTCGTTTGTGCTGTTTAAGGtaggctatttttttttaataccgtGTTCTCTTTTAATTGTCATTGGTAGTTTTTGGCTCAATTGTTGCTATTTTCTGCAGTAATTTGGTGGCTGATGAATTTCGTATGGTTGAATTACCTTGTGAGGAAGATTCGGAGATCTTTGATGTTTTCGATGACATGGACATGAGAGTACAATAAGCTGCTGATATGATGATTACATGTTAAAGTTCTTCACACAGGTAGTTGTGCAATAACAAGTGCTGCACTCTTGAGGCTTTGGCGGCTTTCTACTTTCCTGTATGTAGTTGGTCTCAGATAGTTGGGAACATTTCtgttgtatgaatgtatgtaaaaatATAACCAGGCTTGTAAGCTGATATGGAACAACCCAAGTTTTTCAAAGACATTCCTCTTTCCTGTATGCATTTATAGCATATTGTAGCCGGTGTCGTGTAGTTAGGAACAATGCTGTCTATATAATCCAGGCTTGTAAGCTGCACATATAAGACGACCCAAGTTTGTCAAAGATGCTCCTCTCGTCTTTCTTGACAAATGGTGTTCGTATCAGTGatctgtttttttgttttatttatttgtgtttCATATCGTGTCGCTTATGTGGTTTTATATGCATGTATTTATGCTTTGGAATGAACATGAAAAAGTTCCTCTTGAAGACTTATCGAAAGTAAATTTGGGAGGACCATGTTGTTCTTGCCCGAAATTCATTAAGCAGTTAatttgtgtttttggttttgtaaagaGTTTTCATTCAGACATCAAAAAATAGCATGGACATGACATTGAATCATGAGGGGGTCGATTTTCATTGCTTTTTATAGAGTATGCTCTTAAGTGCTATTAAATATCTCTTGGTTAAAGTAATGATGGGAGGTAATGGAACTCTTACCACTATCTTTAATGAATCTTGAATGCTAGAGCACTTGACTTCATCCAAGATGATCATGACCGCACTTGTACAAGCTTAGTGATCTGTCATATCTCATTATGCAACAACTTTATCTTTACTGCTAGAATTATCATTCTTGCAATCAATCCAAAGGCACTAGCCATTCCAAATTGCATTAAAATACAAACTAAAGGAGTTTAAGGTGGTAACTTATATGATTACTCTGTCATTGTCATTCTTTTTGCACTTTCGATGTTTTccaatcctttttctttttcagcaaaaaataaataacataatgCACTAAGCCTAAGGGAGGATTACAGGAGTAAAATGTTCAAAACTGGTACATATCTACTGCTATGGGGCACCCATTAACTAACTGTTCGGACATGAAACTATAAACTGGTACAATGGAACATAATTTCACCAGCATGCGGGGAAGCTAAATGGGTTGCACTCAAAACCGTCCCGGCGGAACCATCATGCCATTGTACTTGCCCAGGCGCATTGGATAACTTTAACAACTTGCTGGGATGACGCAtttcctcccccccccccccccgattaTAAGTTTATTTCATTGACCAAGAAAAATTTTAAGTCTTTGATAACCTTCCTGTAAAGTCTCTAGCTTTGGTTACTGGACAGTTTCTAATGGCGACTTAGATTTCTACTGGGACACAAACTGCTTTAAGGATTAGATTCTTTTGAGGTTTTGTCCGAATTTAAGAGTATCAagcaaaagagaaataaatgagttttgtagatatttattacttatttaacgTTGTCttataagataaataataataaatattataaaactcatTTCATGAATACTTTAACGtctcattataaaataaatatttgtatagacaattttaattatatgttatctATAATTGATCATAGGATATCATGAATACCACTTGATCATCTTATTCTAAAAATGACTAATAATTTTTCGAAGAGAGAATAAGTTTTAAAAAGAAGGAAGCAATCCTCAGAATGTCGTGTCGTGGAGTGATAAGTTTaatattctttgttttttttattaattttgttcttatttttaaGTTACGTTATGGAACATTATGGTGGAATATAATTGTAAAGAAATGTGGCAAATCATGACTATTTAACTAATTCCACCAAACACTATAGAATTATAGAGAGTTTGAAGATTAATATATGCCACATCACTTTTAATTAGCATTCTTAGAAAAATGTGAACAAGTACTGCATGAACTTCTCGTCTATTTTGAAAGAGGATGGGGTCAAACTCGGTCGATTTACGTGCATAAATTGTAAAGCTTGGGTGTGCTCGCATGCACGCGTTATACAATTGACCTGAAAGTAAACCAGTTTTTGCCTTTTGGAGATATCAGAGCCATcgtcctttattttattttttttccatttttaggATCAATATCTCATATTTCTCACGTGTATATATTGctctgtgtgtgtgtctatatatatatatatatacatatttctaTGATCGATCTGCAAACTCATCCAAAACTCAAATTAATCGAAAAAAATCAGACCTTTTAATGATAACAATATCAGATAATAAAAAGTACTATAGATATATATTcgttaatttttcttatttttccgttaagtctgttattttcttgttttaagaaTACAATTACttttttcaatctctttctCATTCTCGATTCCTTCTATCTTCTCATCTCGAAGCTCTCTCCCACTCTTCGATATTTGCCTCTCTACCTACCCTTCTCAAACTCACTCCCTCACATATTTATCTAAAACACTTAGATCTTAATTTGAGTATCAATATTCAGATatgtaggaaaaaaaatggCAATAAAGAATAACaagtgccaaaaaaaaaataaaaaaagattggCTCTTTGCACCTAGCTTTGGTGTAGCAGCTATATTTCAATTCATCCTCTTTTTCCAAGGGTTTCATAATTGGACATTGAACTTATTTCATATGATGGGGGTTGTTGGTGTATTGGGTGCTGCTCTGCTATGCGCTATTCATGGTGCTATCGTAGAAAATACTTTATTTGAAGATGATGATGGTGCAAATACATTTTGTGCTTTTAACCCAACTCAAGCTGAAGAAACCTATTCAAAAGAAACCATGGCATCTATATGTTTGGAATAGATTTCATtttaaaagagttgaaaaagTACTATCTcgttgaaaaattctatacatctGCCCTCTACAAAGAAAAACATTCAAATCTAAACAAGATCTGTTTAAATATGtcgatattaaaaaaaattatatcaaaacacaTGGTTTAAATTTATCGTCCAACATctttaaaaaatctcaaatattaTGCGTTCTTTAAGTGTAATGGTAGTATTTATTATGGTGGCAATAATGCTATTTTTGTTTGTCTATGTTATTATAATGtatcttgattttaattttaaactaatctttttattttttaatgtagctaaatatgtaattattatacttaccgatttatcattatttaaagatatttactaaaatttacttttttatctttatgcattaaattattcattgatcaaattctttttaaaaatcataatatttttataaaaaatctgtttaaCCCAACTAGACAAGAAAAAAGCTACTCAGCCTCCGGTTTGCCTAACGCACGCCACACTCCTTCCACGTCACGGTTTATTATCAAAATAAACCGGGTTGCCCTTTACTCTGCTCCCTACGCACTCTCTCTTCTCCGTCACCCCTCAATCCGACGCCCTCACCTCAGactcttctccttcttcatcTCCCCTAAATGCAGCTACCCTCTACCATTACTGTGAGACTCTTCTCTCTCACCCATCGCCCTTCACGTCTCTCTCCCTTGAACGAATGCCCATTTCTCTCACCCCCTTCAATTCCGAACCCTAGAAGAAATCATCCTCGACGGATTCCAAGACCCACCTGACTCACTTCCTTCAGCCTCTTCTTGCCATCCCCGAAGgcactttatttttctttttctttttaatctctaCCTTCCAAAATGTCTCTTTCCTTCCTTAGTTTTGTGTTTGTTAGATCTATGTTTTGTCTTTCAATGGTTGCTGAGTTTGGGTATATTCTCATCCGAGAATGGCATAAATTTAGTAGTGATGTCGGGGCGGGGACTGAAATCGTGCCAAAACTGTGAGGCTGGAGGACTGAAACCGTGCCGAAACTGTGAGGCTGGAGAACCCGTACAGAAATGGTGCACCCAGAGGGGAACTTTTGTTCCACCGTGACGGAGTGATGAACCCACACAGTTCCCTAGTGATGCCGGGGCGGGGAGAGGGTCAGGCCGGCAAAGGACACGAGCTGGGGGCGTGGAGGAGAGAACGCGGGGAAGAGTTCTGAAGAAAGTGAAGACGAaccgggggaggggggggagaAATTGAAATGTTCTGATCAAAACTcgcgtttttattaaaaaaaaaaaagccacgtAGGCTGGAGTGCGGAGGTTGAGTGAACAGTGGGTGGTTGTGTAGTGTAACTCACTAGACAAATGTGTTATAAcgtagtgtgtgtatatatatatatatatatatttgtttattaaagTGAATTAAACACAAAACTGATTAATGGTATATTTCAACGGTTCAGTACTATACTT from Carya illinoinensis cultivar Pawnee chromosome 6, C.illinoinensisPawnee_v1, whole genome shotgun sequence includes:
- the LOC122314352 gene encoding repressor of RNA polymerase III transcription MAF1 homolog, whose amino-acid sequence is MKFLEYTPLDRLNDFLTHLNLGDSTIKGCLEAYSCKHTGTDKKLSVSLENEILDYLGNSSDTDSSSPSDFLLSRTSRKTLIYLVLTLNHMYPDYDFSTVKAHQFFTEESWDIFKQIFDTYMFEASKEWIETNGSSSLLETLYKALDEVVKLTECEIYSYNPDSDADPFLERGAIWSFNFFFYNRKLKRVVSFRLCCLSNLVADEFRMVELPCEEDSEIFDVFDDMDMRVQ